CAGAAACGAGATCGAACCGGTCCGCTCGCCGATCCGGTGTGTCGAACGCTGCCGCCAGTCGGTGACCAGCGTGTCCAGGGCGTCCGGATCAATGCTATCAGCGAGCGGTTCGAGTTCGGCTGGCTCAACGTCTGTAATCGAAGAGATGGCGATCGGAAGCGACGTTGTCACGGGATCGTACTCGCTATCGTCACACCACATGTGGTACGTTCCACGGGTGTCGTCGTAGTAGACGGTCTGTCCAACCGCCTCGTCGACCGGCGTCAGTCTGTCTACTGGAGCCATGCCGGACATAACAACTACTGGGTATGGGTGTTAACACTTAACACTATTGGCCAATCAGTCGACGGGACCAGTTCGAACATCAGAATACGTTACCCAAACGTTCGGAAAGTGGTTCCGGCATGCCGTGCGGATGCTCCCTCTTGCAACGCGTACGGAGACGGATCACTACGGAACACGGACAAATACGGACGAAGACGGGTGAACACAGACGAACGCGGACGTACACGGACGAACGCAGACGAACACAAACGAAACACAAAAAACCGCAACACGGTACACCCGTACCGCTGCGGAAGTCGGAAGACAGCGACGAACGCGTTACTCGGCAGCGATGACGTCGTCGATACGGACGATCATCGTCGCGGCTTCGGTCGCGCTCTCGACCGCTTCACGCTTGACATCGGCCGGGTCGACGACACCGGACTCGAGTGGGTCGCCGATCGTGACGTCTTCGCCGTCGGTGATCAGGCCGGCGCGGCCCTCGGATTCGTGGGCGGCGCGGAGGTCGACGAGTGCGTCGATTGGGTCCTGACCGGTGTTCGCGGCGAGCGTTCGTGGCACGACGTCGAGCGCGTCCGCGAAGGCGGTGACAGCGAGCTGTTTG
The DNA window shown above is from Natrialba magadii ATCC 43099 and carries:
- a CDS encoding HalOD1 output domain-containing protein produces the protein MSGMAPVDRLTPVDEAVGQTVYYDDTRGTYHMWCDDSEYDPVTTSLPIAISSITDVEPAELEPLADSIDPDALDTLVTDWRQRSTHRIGERTGSISFLFAQHGVTIHDDGEIVIDPQRTDIVG